The Athalia rosae chromosome 7, iyAthRosa1.1, whole genome shotgun sequence genome window below encodes:
- the LOC105684734 gene encoding TAR DNA-binding protein 43-like isoform X2 — protein sequence MSSYIQVAEDEGEEPIELPTEDDSTLLLTTLSAQFPGTCGLKYRNPESRAMRGVRLSEGRLHPPENGWGKAVYFCVFPKENKRKSDDNLENSTAKTKRMETKLRCTDLIVLGLPWKTTEQNLREYFETFGEVLMAQVKKDAKSGQSKGFGFIRFGSYESQLRCLAQRHMIDGRWCDVKVPNSKEGMIQQVPCKVFVGRCTEDLTADDLREYFSKFGEVTDVFIPKPFRAFSFVTFLDPEVAQSLCGEDHIIKGVSVHVSNAAPKSESNNRNFNNQMNSNMRNRGGGGGGGGGGGGGGSGGGGGGMQAGPIDGNMQGNYQGNRYMGHSGNNMGPNGWSNPGNRGNLDMPNLQALGITGQNNGGGGGGGGGMSNPLTVNGLNLSALPMNPALVAAALNQASWGLIGNLQNQGNDQGYSNQPGPPGQPPSGNNTLGNSGNSGFLSWMNQGGGGGGGAGSGAGDGNTGNPATGGGGPGPNNPNASQGAWQNHPGQRDQKSNTFLKYE from the exons ATGTCGTCCTACATTCAAGTCGCTGAAGATGAGGGCGAGGAACCGATAGAATTGCCCACCGAGGACGACAGCACCTTATTACTCACAACATTATCAGCTCAGTTCCCAGGAACTTGTGGCCTAAAATACCGAAATCCAGAATCCAGGGCTATGCGTGGCGTTAGGTTGTCCGAAGGTCGTTTACACCcgcctgaaaatggatggggCAAAGCTGTTTATTTTTGCGTATTTCCAAAAG agaatAAGCGCAAGTCAGATGACAACTTGGAAAATTCAACGGCGAAGACAAAACGCATGGAAACGAAGCTTCGTTGTACCGATCTTATAGTTCTTGGTCTCCCATGGAAAACGACTGAACAAAATCTTCGGGAATATTTTGAAACTTTTGGCGAAGTTCTAATGGCTCAA GTGAAAAAGGACGCAAAATCTGGGCAGAGCAAGGGGTTTGGCTTCATTAGATTTGGTAGCTATGAATCGCAGCTGAGGTGCCTCGCTCAACGGCATATGATTGATGGAAGATGGTGCGACGTCAAGGTCCCAAATAGCAAG GAGGGAATGATCCAACAAGTACCATGCAAGGTATTCGTGGGCCGTTGCACGGAGGATTTAACAGCGGATGACCTGCGTGAATATTTCTCCAAATTTGGCGAAGTTACAGACGTATTTATACCGAAGCCCTTCCGTGCATTTTCATTTGTTACATTCCTCGATCCAGAGGTAGCGCAATCTCTATGTGGCGAGGATCATATCATAAAGGGTGTATCGGTCCACGTTTCAAACGCAGCACCAAAGTCTGAAAGCAATAATAGAAATTTTAATAACCAAATGAATTCAAATATGAGAAACagaggaggaggcggaggcggtggtggtggcggcggAGGTGGTGGTAGCGGAGGAGGTGGTGGAGGAATGCAGGCTGGTCCAATCGATGGGAATATGCAAGGAAATTATCAAGGGAATCGTTACATGGGCCACTCTGGCAATAATATGGGACCTAATGGATGGAGTAACCCTGGCAACCGAGGGAATTTGGATATGCCTAACTTACAGGCATTGGGCATAACCGGTCAGAACAATGGAGGTGGTGGCGGAGGTGGCGGTGGGATGTCAAATCCCCTGACAGTGAATGGCTTGAATCTTTCCGCTCTTCCGATGAATCCCGCATTGGTAGCTGCTGCATTGAATCAGGCCTCCTGGGGTCTGATAGGAAATTTACAAAACCAGGGAAATGATCAGGGCTATTCTAACCAGCCAGGACCACCAGGACAGCCACCTTCAGGTAATAATACTTTGGGAAATTCTGGTAATTCCGGTTTTTTAAGCTGGATGAACCAGGGTGGAGGAGGTGGCGGAGGAGCAGGTAGTGGAGCAGGTGATGGAAATACTGGAAACCCTGCAACAGGAGGTGGCGGTCCTGGACCAAATAATCCCAACGCATCGCAAGGCGCTTGGCAAAATCATCCAGGACAGCGGGATCAAAAGTCAAATACTTTTCTCAAGTACGAGTAG
- the LOC105684734 gene encoding uncharacterized protein LOC105684734 isoform X1, protein MSSYIQVAEDEGEEPIELPTEDDSTLLLTTLSAQFPGTCGLKYRNPESRAMRGVRLSEGRLHPPENGWGKAVYFCVFPKENKRKSDDNLENSTAKTKRMETKLRCTDLIVLGLPWKTTEQNLREYFETFGEVLMAQVKKDAKSGQSKGFGFIRFGSYESQLRCLAQRHMIDGRWCDVKVPNSKNIDGIMMARQYDMSNNSHAECYHPIPVHTPTNRRFHNNPKSHSSTFVSSHATTKGLMSSSSRNSNLEVTGNDYNSNTPLPMAMPMAMSIPLPVHLPMALPLPLPTLSSNSIASCTNVRYDSSYDYRPTHYPSYPPNYPCDEDKYKQYGSGNGCDGYEVYEGVYEKPYSAYGINVTTTSLENMYNTSHYESRGAGINGSTSSAPQVQAPYRQQDHQDYQRYGDYYHGVGIENNTERGRYNSNHNNSDGYERSVTSYVYGGTESRYTNNHHYNVGSIIDSRTSSSSSSSINEGRGEPRFHNHNQYRHHIQARQKHRPLADDRKESGRHKALSEAGKSETRYQNSAKENYYDRYYKHRPSRDHCIAELPRRE, encoded by the exons ATGTCGTCCTACATTCAAGTCGCTGAAGATGAGGGCGAGGAACCGATAGAATTGCCCACCGAGGACGACAGCACCTTATTACTCACAACATTATCAGCTCAGTTCCCAGGAACTTGTGGCCTAAAATACCGAAATCCAGAATCCAGGGCTATGCGTGGCGTTAGGTTGTCCGAAGGTCGTTTACACCcgcctgaaaatggatggggCAAAGCTGTTTATTTTTGCGTATTTCCAAAAG agaatAAGCGCAAGTCAGATGACAACTTGGAAAATTCAACGGCGAAGACAAAACGCATGGAAACGAAGCTTCGTTGTACCGATCTTATAGTTCTTGGTCTCCCATGGAAAACGACTGAACAAAATCTTCGGGAATATTTTGAAACTTTTGGCGAAGTTCTAATGGCTCAA GTGAAAAAGGACGCAAAATCTGGGCAGAGCAAGGGGTTTGGCTTCATTAGATTTGGTAGCTATGAATCGCAGCTGAGGTGCCTCGCTCAACGGCATATGATTGATGGAAGATGGTGCGACGTCAAGGTCCCAAATAGCAAG AATATTGACGGTATAATGATGGCTCGTCAGTATGACATGAGCAATAACAGCCACGCCGAGTGCTATCATCCGATACCTGTCCACACGCCAACAAACCGTCGTTTCCATAACAACCCTAAGTCACATTCGTCAACTTTTGTGAGCTCGCATGCGACAACAAAGGGACTGATGTCTTCATCATCGAGGAACAGCAACTTAGAAGTGACCGGAAATGACTACAATTCTAATACTCCTCTCCCAATGGCAATGCCTATGGCCATGTCCATACCTCTTCCCGTTCATCTGCCTATGGCACTTCCCCTCCCATTGCCCACTTTATCATCAAATTCCATAGCCTCTTGTACAAATGTTAGATATGATTCAAGTTATGATTATCGTCCGACGCACTACCCTTCATATCCACCAAACTACCCTTGCGACGAGGATAAATACAAGCAGTACGGTTCTGGAAATGGATGCGATGGCTACGAGGTCTACGAGGGTGTGTATGAGAAACCATATTCTGCATACGGAATAAATGTGACGACTACAAGTTTGgaaaatatgtacaatacatcGCATTATGAATCGAGAGGTGCAGGGATAAATGGAAGTACATCGTCAGCACCACAAGTTCAGGCTCCTTATCGCCAACAGGATCACCAAGACTACCAGCGATATGGCGATTATTATCATGGGGTtggtattgaaaataataccgAGCGGGGGAGGTATAATAGCAATCATAATAATTCGGATGGTTATGAGCGGTCGGTGACGTCTTACGTATACGGTGGGACGGAAAGTAGATATACAAATAATCATCATTACAATGTCGGTTCGATTATTGACTCAAGGACGtcgtcctcttcttcctcatcAATCAATGAGGGAAGAGGAGAACCCAGATTTCACAATCACAATCAATATCGTCATCATATTCAAGCTCGACAGAAGCACAGACCTTTGGCGGATGACAGAAAAGAATCTGGGCGCCACAAGGCACTCTCAGAAGCAGGAAAATCAGAGACACGGTATCAAAATAGTGCAAAGGAAAACTACTATGACCGTTACTACAAACATCGACCTTCCAGGGATCATTGCATCGCTGAACTACCAAG GAGGGAATGA